The segment TTACTGGTAGTACTGTCATGGCAttagtttaaaaacaaatcctttaTGCTGTCCTGTTTTAGTCAGTCTTCAAAATAACATGGTTTTTTCCTTACTGTGTTAATGTCACATTTTAGGGATTTGGGGTATTGGAGTTGCAACCCAGAAAGCAAACTTGAATCAAATTCCGCTTGGTCGAGATGTCCACAGCCTGGTGATGAGAAATGATGGAGCTCTCTATTATAACAATGAGGAGAAAAGCAGGCTACCAGCAAACAACCTTCCTCAGGAGGGCGATGTGGTGGTGAGTTTCTTAAGGCTTTCTTACTTCCTCACCTCTTCCCAGATGGCTTTGATTTGCAGCTCTGTGGTCAAACGGACTGTTTTAAATCAGATTGTTCAGTTTGCATCTCCCAGTTTGGAAAGTGCTGGGATATAAATTCCTGTTGTCTTTGAATGGATCAACAGCTTGGATATGGGTGGACTTCATTCTTGGTATAGATGGATTCCTAATGAGGGACGGACTTGACCAGAGTTTGAGACATAGTTTCTGATGCTCTATTGCAGTATCTGCCTGACTGATAACTCCCATCACAAGGATCTTACATTGTCTGACATGGGAGCTGCCTGAACAAACAATGTGCTGGAATGCTTTACATGGCTGTGCACCATGCCCAGCTGAACTCAAAATCCCTCAGCCAACTGGTTAATGATTAGAAGGACAGAGGGGAGCAGAGATGGGTCCTGGGTGATAAACATAATTGTATTTTTAGCCAAACTTGTAGTTTGTGAGGCTATTAAGAGGGGAGGTGGGTAATGTTCACTGGAAAATGGTTGAGAGAAAATTTCGGTTTTTTGTACCTTACTATCTCAGGTTTCTCAAAACATCCTTAAGTGGCTTTGTTCAGAAGAAAGTGTTGTGGATTTAGTACTGTCATTTTCTCCTTGTCTTCTTAGGTATTTTCAAAAGTACATGAgagcaatgcagtgaaattgaGATCATTTATCACTCCTACTTTTTCATGCTGGTAACTTGCCTCTCTATAGCCATGGTTAGAAATGCCATCTTTAGAAGCCCCAAACAGCTAAGGGGCTTTACCCTCAAATACAGTACTGTTCTTTTAATCCCCTTCTGAAACTGTTTTTTGAAGGGTTGCTGACTGTTTCAGGGTTTGGTGAACTAGTGTGGTCTGAACAGCTTCAACTAATCACAAAAAAGTAACTGATGTGTTACTGCTAACTCCCCCATTTCCATAAATATCCAGTTATTTTGTTCTGTCATGGAAACAAATTTTTGAAGTCCTGCATGAGCACACATATTGTCAGGCTCAGACATACCCAAGCAGTGAGAAAAGTCCTTTAGCTAACATATAAGTAAGCTACTATCTTGTTAGTGtttgctttctgctctgtgGTCAGCATGTTTATAGCATTGTGTGTGAAACCACGGTCTGTTGCTGCCCGCAGAGTAAATGGAACTGAGAGGGGTTTCCATATGGATGTATGGAAGGATGAATTTGGTTCATAGCATCATTATTTATTAAAGTTGTTTCCATCAGATGATACAAACAAGATTGCAAACCGCCTCATACTCAAAATCATTGAACATCTTGTGTTTCTTTAACGTGGTGAAGTTTAGAAATTTGTTGTGTAAACTCAGTAAGGTGCAAATTGTATTGTGCAGTACTGTGCTGCATCCCAGTTGAACAGATTAAGGAATCCTGAGtatttgaaaatacagatgGTACTGGTCATTTATTAACTTCTGGTCCTCGGCAGGAATATGTCACGTGAGATTTTCTAACATGCTGTGGTTTGCATAATGGTGTTAAAATCTGCCCGTGGCTAAGAAAGCTAAGTTAAGCAGCAGTCTTATGGGTATAAAACTGttgatgcttttttttgttaattttctgttctttgtagGGCATTACATATGACCATGTAGaattaaatgtatatttaaatgGCAAGAACATGCATTGTCCAGCTTCAGGAATCAGGGGGACTGTCTATCCAGTGGTCTATGGTAAGTCAGAGATTTTCAAACTGTTTCACATTATGGAAAAAATTTTCATTCCAGTTCTGTTTTGTGAGCTGTGTATTCTTCTCACGTGAATGGAACACACATCAATCATCTATTCCTGGCAACTACAACAATTAATTACATGAAAATGCAAACCTAGCGaattacaaaataatatttttgcctcatttttaatgctgcttaataggaaaaaaagcactGCTTACTGACTGCTTAGTGTCCACATCCAGCAAGCTGGGGAGATGCTGCACTCAGTCTAAAAGTTGTGaggtaaaaaaaatatgaagcaaaTGGCAGACTTGTGGGTTAATCTGATTTATCTATGAAACTTGGTATTTATGCCTTTTAATTTCATATACTTCATGAATGCCTTCAGCGTATAGCAATAGAACTGTTTGTATTTCCTTGAACTTCCTGcgcagtttctgcccattgccacTTGTCCTATTGCTCAGCACCACCAAGCAGTGCCTGGATCCACCCTCTTCAGATACTCATAGGTAGtgatgagatcccctctcagtcatctcAAGACTgaccaggcccagctccctcagccttttcttacaggagagatgctccagtcccctcATCATCTTTGTCACCatcctctggacctgctccaggagctccatctTCAGTTTATCTGAGCCTCATCTAAGTAGTAGCTTAGATGATTAATAAAATGATTAGTAAAAATTGGTAAAATCATTTTGGTCTTAAGGATAACCCTTAGCTACATGATGgagatgatttttaatttcatggtGGGTTCCTAATGAACTATTGGCATGTTTCCATTTATATCTTGATACATTTTGATTGATACAGAACTTTATGAGCAGGAAGAAAATCCCCCAGATGTGTTGTAGAGTCTTTGGAGTCTATAAATGTAGCTGGTGAGTTACTTGGTGCTTCCAAGCCCTAAGGGTGGAATCGTTTTACACGGTCGAGCTGCGATGCGTCCTTCAGCCACGTGATGGCGGTGCTGAAATGCGGTGGCAGCTCCGCGGGATCTCCtcatgagcagcagcagagttaCTGTGTGGCTGCATCTTCCCTCGGTTTTGGAAGGGGTCTTACACAGCATGAAGAATGAAGGTTGCTTTCACAAAATACTTGGTGGCATGTTAGCCTACTGTTaatcttttcctctctgactAAAAAAGTTCCATGCCTGGGGAGTGCAGTGACCTTTTATTGCTGGGCTCTTCTTGTCTTCCTCCACAAGTGGGCATAATTTCATCATAATTGTCATGTCTCCTACATATAGCTATAACTTGAAGCCTGCAGGTTGTTTTTGTACACTACTTACTTGGTATAAACTGCAACTACAAGTGTCCTTAATTTAATGTGAACTTCTAGTCCTGTGGAAGGATTTGGCCATACAGAAGAAAGTTTCTCAAACATTTACCCTATTCAGACTAGAACTAGagatatttttctaaaaggaatGTGATAGATCAGGCAAACACAGTGTCAAGCTTGagaagataaaacaaaaaaatggacTTAAAGGTTATTCCCTACAGCAGTGGTACCTCAGGCATTTCAATGGGAGCAAGACATATACACTGTGTAAGTACGAGAGAGCTGTACAAACACACTGATAGGAGTTTTCACAAAGCCTAGGAGGGAAAAATTCCGACCTTGTCTCTGAGATAGCTAAATTCCAAAACATGGAGATGaagtttttcttgtttgaaCTAATGTTGATAGTCTGCCAGGTTCATCTCAGAAGCTGTCTTTGAAAGAGACCTTACTTTTCTGACTAGGTGGGCGTTTCAGTTTGGTAGTGAAGTATACAGAGGCGTTGCTCTGAAAATACTCAGcagtttcttttttatattcTACACTGAAAGTACAGTTGCAGGTGGGTAGATTATGCAGGGGGTCAAAAACTGGGAGAAGTTCTGTAAAAACACCACATTAACTTCCAACTTCAAGAAGCAGTCAAAGAAGTTCTCTTTGGATTATATGCTAAAACTGATGGTTTGATATCAACCGCTGCACACGTGTGAAACCTTGCAAACTTTCAAAAATCCACTGTAGACAGCTGAAACTCCAGCAGAAttaggaacagaaaaatatgcACATGAAGAGGTGACATCCCTGTAAGGTTTATCTGGTAGCATCCTTAATCTGTAAATTTCTGGAGAAATTGAGTAGAAAATTTGGAATCAATAGCCTGAAGCTCTGCTAACACTCCCAGTGAAATCAGACATTCTCATTGACTTCACCAAGGAACCTTTACTGAGTAAACAGCAGAAAGAGAGATGGTTTCCTCACCTGGCATAAGGCCTTACCAAATTCCTTGAAGAGATTTCTTCTAATTGTGTATATGTAATGGATGTattgaagaaattctttgtgGTTTGAGCACAGTCTGCAGCCTATTAAGATGGTATAAAAGAGGATCAAATTGTAAGGGTTCCTTCTTTAATTCCTTCCTTTTGGTTCTCTTCTGCAGTTGATGACAGTGCCATTCTGGATTGTCAGTTCAGTGAATTTTATCATACACCTCCACCTGGGTTTGAAAAGATCCTCTTTGAGCAGCAAATCTTCTGAATGTCTTCGTACTGAGAATTTGCACCCTGCACTGTTACAAAAGCTTTGTCATCTTGAAGCCTCACTTTACTTTTAGGAAACATATCTGTATTTTTAGTAAGTACTTGTGACTGTTGTCTGCAGAATAAATATGTTAACTGCAACACCAGGTAAATGTGTTACAAATAAGAGTTTTCTGGCATTGTTTTGTGGTTGAAAACGAGTGTTTTGGGGCAGGGCTTTTCTCTGATTTGCACTTGATGCATAAGGAGACTAAGGGATATTGCTGTTGTCACTATTATATCCAGTATTTTGAATAAACTGGAGCTCTGTAAGGAGAACAGTTCTTACGCATATGATAGCTATGGAGATGGGCAGTTCTCATGATTTTCCCCCCAGCCTTTTTCTCAGAGAAATTATGTCATTTCTTTAAAGGATGCACTGTTTTTCTAGACTCTGATTTGGAGTTGTGGTGTCCCAGTTCTGCACAATGGCTAATAATACAATGGCATAACTAGCAGCTAgataccttttttcttttttggcaagGTGTAGGTTAATCCATTCCCTCAGTCTTAGACCAGCAAATACAGCTTATCTGTTTCTTCTagcttttcatttgcttttattgtgacaaaaaaaataaaatattttatagtaaTACTTTTTATGTTGAAGCTTAAAAAGTAAACCTGAACACTGCCTGTGTGTTTGAGGACCACCATGCTCTGTTACTCTGGTAAGAGCAAGTACAGCTCACTCAGCTTGGGTAAGCAAAGATCCAGATGAAGGATATGAGATGTTATGGTAAAGCCTTACATCTAAACTGTAAATTAGATTATTCTCTTATGGAATAgcatatttaatttcttcatgaGTCATTTATAAATGGCTAAGACATTGTTCTAAAATGTGATGCCCTTGAATATACATTGTGAGatgctattttttcctttcttgtcaTATTTAATATACTTCCTAGAAgaatttttattgtaaaaaaaaatatcttcatactgaatgtttgtgttttggttttggcttttccTGTGTTAATGTGTTTgcataaatgattttatttaaatatttttagaaattacCTTATTCTGAAATTTTCAAATACAAACAGCTTTCTCAAAGCCTTTCACCTTAGGATTTACTACATCTGTCTTAATTCTGTCTCccatgttttccttccttttagcCTTGCTGTCACATGACAGTATTGCATTTTGAGAACTTTTCAACCTTGTCAGCATTATGGTGTAAATCTTTGGGAGATTAGAGTGCAGTTTTATCATTTTCCTTTGAAGTCTGCTCAGATCAGAGTTgggtaatgagaaataaaacctaaGTCCTAAAACACCTTCCCCTGCACCCCTCCTGTCTTTCTGGGCTTAAATTTTTTCCCAATCTGCTCTGCCTCGTTCCCCCAGCGGCACAGAGGGACAAGGAATGGGGGCTGTGGTCAGTTTCTCCCAtgttgtctctgctgctcctttttccTCAGGGAAAGGACTCCTCacattctttcccttctctggcaTGGGTCCCTCCCTTGGGAGGCAGTTCTCAGGAACTTCTCCACTGTGAGTCCTTTCCAtaggctgcagttcttcatgacctgctccagcacagatcCCTTACACTGGGTACAGTCCTTTGAGAACAGacagctccagcatgggtccccACGGGACCTGTTCTGGGTCACAGCCTCCATGTGGCATCCATGTGCTCTGGGTGggtcctccacaggctgcagggggatctctgttcccccatggatccccaggggctgcaggggcacagctgcctcaccatgggctgcaccaggggctgcaggggaatatCTGCTCCGGTGTCAGGAGCACCTCCTGTCgctccactgaccttggtgtctgtgGGGCTGTTTCTCTCATGTTCTCACCCCTGTCTGTGGCTGAAGTGGTGCAGTTTCCCCCCTCTACCCCTTCCTAATCTATTATCCCAGGGGCTCTACCACTGTCTCTGCTGGGCTTGATCTTGGCCAGCAGTGAGTCCGTCTTGGACCCAGCTGGCATTGGATCTGTCAGAGATGGGGCAAGCTTCTGGCATCTTCCCATGGAAGCCACTCCTGCGGCCCCCGTGCTACCAGAACCTTGCCATACAAACTTAATACAGCTTCACACAGCCTGGGCTTCAGATATCAGATGCAGCCCTCCAAGTCCCATGTTGCAGGGATTGCCTGTGACCTCTGTCTGAGGCCAAGAAAAATGGCCCTCTGTCCTTCCAGAGGTACACTGTCTTGGAGAAGCTGTGCTGCCAACTGGATGAGTTCAGGAGGCAGTGAGCAGCTGGCACATCAGGGAACATGAAAGGCAGACAGGATCTTCTCTGGGTCTTAACAGCTTGAAGAGCCTCAGACCCCATCTATAGCAGGGAAGACAGAAGTGTGTGCCTTGCACTATCAAGGTAAGCGAACCCTCTGGAGAAAAGGATGGATGGAAGCTGATGACTTCTGGAACCACGAGGAATGTTCTTGCCACACCTATGGGTTACAGCTGCAGAACAGGTTCATTGCTCTCTTAGTTGAAGAGAAGCTAGATGAGCATGGGGGGCCGGGTGGTGAACGATACTTGCTGGTGACAGGAAAGGGAGTGAGAAGGAGAAGGCACTAATAGGACAAGTCAGTAATTAACTGTAGATCCAGTGTTGGGGACATCCTGTAAGATCCTAATAGACAGGTTGTGGTAAGAACAGACAGTGAGGTGGACTGAAAACTGGATGAATGGCCAGGCCCAGTGGGAGGTCAGTGGTACTAAGTTTAGTTGGAGGCCAGGAACCAGCACACTGCTCCAGGGTCAGTACTGGCTCTGGTCCTCTAATACCCTCATTAATGTCCTGGATGATTGTGCAGAGTGTACCTTTAGTGAGTTGGCATCTGACACAAACCTGGAAGCATCCTGGCTGATATGCCAGAGGGTTGTGTTGTCATCCAGAAGGACCACAACAAGTTGGAGAAATGGGCTGATGAGAAACTTGTGAAGTTCAACAAGGAGAAGTGCGAAGTCCTGCAGTTGGGAAGGAACAACCTCATCTATCTGAACAAGCTGAGGGCTATCCATCCAGGAAGCAGCTTGGCAGAAAGGAACCTGTgagtcctggtggacaacaaggTGAACTGAGCCAACAATGTGCCCTTGCAGCAAAGAAAGTGAATGGTATCCGTGGCTGTGTTAGCCAAAATACTGCCAGCAGGTTAATGGAGGTGATCCTTTGCCTTTGCTCAGCCCTGGTGGGGCCACACTTGGACTGCTGTGTCCAGTCCTGGACTCCCTGATACAAAAGTGACAGAGACACACTGGAGAGAGACTGAAGAAGGGCCACAAGATGATTAAGGGTGAAACATCTTCCCTATGAGACAAGGCTGGGAAAGCTcagactgttcagcctggagaagagagggctcAGGGAGATTTGATCAGTGCATATAAGACTGAAGGGGGGTGAAAGGAatgtggagccaggctctttgCAGAGGATCACAGTGGCAGGACTAAAGGCAGTGGGCAGAAACATATGCAGGAGGCTCCCTCTGAGcatcaggaaacattttttaCTGTCAGGatgactgagcactggcagaACTTCGCCAGATGGGTTGTGGAGTCATCATCCTTGGAGATCCTCAAAAGCCAACTGGACATGGTTCTGGGTAGCTGGGTCTAGGTGACCCTGCATGAGCAGGAGGGTTGGACCGGGTGACATCTGGAGATCCCTTCCCAGCTCATCCATTCTGTGTTCATTCAAATGGTTCACCTGGAGTTATATTTCTCATGTTCATGGGTAAAGGAGGAAGCATTTAAACAAATTCTAGTCACTGTATCTAACTGCATCCAGCAAACATCTGTCTCTGAGGACTGCTGtggttaaaaatatttaacagtaGAAGCTGCTACCTTGAGCTTAATGTAGACTTGCTTTAAAATGGAGAGGAGGCTGTCTTCATCAAAGTTGgtatttgaaatgaaaaacattttggtaaatataaaatacactAAGTATCCGCTACATTCACCAAAAATATGGAAAGAGCCTGCTTTTGTGGCTTAAATTTGTTCATTTCTCATCTTAAACAGATAAAGATGCATTTGTAATACTGCACAATGTAACTGCATCTCTTCTGTAAAAGTCAGAAAACTTACTGCTTTATTACTGGTGACACAGGaaaactccacaaaaaaaaaaggtgaataaaatcttttaaaatcttatgtcatgggttagcactggccagatgttagtgcacccatgaatatatgtttttttctctaacaactcctgtgggatgtgatcaggaacagagcagagcaggcttaaatcttgaaaacaaaaaaaaacccaccaaaactttattaattacataagaacagggacagaaatactcttaaacacacacagagacagaaataaaaacttcttagaacatttcttctcccagtttctacctccccacccatcactcttcaaagaccaactcttgggttttagattaaacaatcaccactcaaaaacaaactaatcttcaattcagcaagggagagaggagtctctctcgcaccacagactgttcctcagaaaacacgggtccaccccttatgtgtttccatgtcacctatagcaccgcccggagaagtctgctaaggtgacactctctttttcctatgtccagtgctctcaccgctgtctcataggccacaactacatacagggctttttaaggatgctgcatgccgagctctccccttttttacccaggggccggggttccaggagcaggtctgccctgagggcagagggcaccacctcaccctccccctctcttctctgctcgctccaactcttcaagtgccagtcactgtagcaaaagcaaggggcagctgcatccacccaaaaatgcagtttatgttcaaaagagactcaagttcagtccatggctgacattatgcaagaaaagtccagctccaaggctactcctctcattcttccatcgagttccttccaatcatgctttatcatctcgggcccaggccgcttccctctctccgaaaaccaccagtcatgagaatcaatgtctaagaaaagtttctttctgccaagcaagggttaacagtttcttctcggcagggtgcaggctcaggcactcccaggatccgcaaacccccacgtggctcggcaccttctcccggagtttgggggggaggaggggggtgagcacacacagcaggcacttccacagttttccacccctccatcctggacggggcagctcagttccagtcctgtcccttctcttctcccccccccccggggctccggcttacctgagccgaccacgtgtttcccctcccccacccagcctcgtggccgggcgggggaaggaggctggagacgtctctctgctgaaacccggatccgaaaagaggccaagccccccagactcctgcttttaactctctgtgtcctcagaggcgtgtccaaacctctgagtgaccaacccaggtgccagcagaaaagctgatcactgattggactgcccacatctccctggaaaaattcacctccccccccccaaccacgacatcTTACTATCATCTATTCatcaaaatggaaagaaagacCAATTTTCACCTGAAAGTAAGTTTTTTGATGAGAGCTCTTAAAAGCAGCAAGGCTAGATTTAACATTGGCCACAGAAATAGCATGTGAGTTAACCTGTGTGTCAGCCTGTCATATCAGCACTTGGCAATGAATCCAGATGTTTTCCCAGCAGTGTTCCTAGTCCCATCTTTGCCCAAAGAAATGGGATGCAATACTCATTTCTAATAGTTGCATTTCAGTAAAAAGTAAATTTCAGTTAAGCTTTAGCAATATATTTACTAGTagcaaatttattttcacaagAATGAATCATATTTCCCAGTGAAATGGTCGAGGTATTTCCACTAATTGTTTATAcccaaaatgttttcttaatcTTTGAATGTTACAATTTTGACACCCTGTGTCTATGAGTACAAAACTTTGTATTAACTAATGTTTCCTGACTCCTATTGATGTACTGTGGCAGCAAGATATGAAGTCTGAAAAAGACTTTATTTTTGAATCCACAAATCGATAGAAGTGACAGGATACATAATACAGGTTACGTATAGATCAGAGGAgttgttatttttataatacTGGAACTGCCTGTGGTGCTTCTGGGGTAGATAAAATCCAGTAGTACTATTCCAACAAGATTAAAATCCTAATTAGATACTAGAAGGCTAGAAACAACTGTCAAGGATTTCCTGAAAAGGTGCTCTTCCACAAAAAGATCAGGATGCAGTACCATACATTCTCTGCAAAGGGACACTTTATGCTGTGCATTGGGGTCTCTTAAATGCCATTCAGCACAGTTCTAATCCCACGCTCAAAAAGAGCTTTCAGAGATGGCAGGACATGGCATTCAGGTGCAGATGTTCATGAGAATACAGACTTCCATGAATATTCaggctgtttttccttttctcgGCTTTCTTGGGAGTGCACTGCTGTTCATACAGCTGTGTGCAAAAACAACAGAAGGAACTGGGTTCTATAGTGGGAATTTCTTTACTTCATCTGAGTTTTTAGGTTATTTTTGTGTATTCACTCATCTT is part of the Prinia subflava isolate CZ2003 ecotype Zambia chromosome 3, Cam_Psub_1.2, whole genome shotgun sequence genome and harbors:
- the SPRYD7 gene encoding SPRY domain-containing protein 7 isoform X2, whose amino-acid sequence is MAASVFCCFSWCRDGGAGHIPLKEMPAVHLDTQRMGIWGIGVATQKANLNQIPLGRDVHSLVMRNDGALYYNNEEKSRLPANNLPQEGDVVGITYDHVELNVYLNGKNMHCPASGIRGTVYPVVYVDDSAILDCQFSEFYHTPPPGFEKILFEQQIF
- the SPRYD7 gene encoding SPRY domain-containing protein 7 isoform X1 — translated: MAASVFCCFSWCRDGGAGHIPLKEMPAVHLDTQRMGTDVVIVKNGRRICGTGGCLANAPLHQNKSYFEFKIQSTGIWGIGVATQKANLNQIPLGRDVHSLVMRNDGALYYNNEEKSRLPANNLPQEGDVVGITYDHVELNVYLNGKNMHCPASGIRGTVYPVVYVDDSAILDCQFSEFYHTPPPGFEKILFEQQIF